One window from the genome of Enterobacter asburiae encodes:
- a CDS encoding type 2 GTP cyclohydrolase I, translating to MKNSELESLINEKLNSTSFSDYGPNGLQVEGRETVQKIITGVTASQALLDEAVRQNADAVIVHHGYFWKNESPIIRGMKRNRLKTLLANDINLYGYHLPLDAHPELGNNVQLAQLLGITVMGEIEPLVPWGELAMPVPGLELASWIEARLGRRPLWSGDTGPDTVKRVAWCTGGGQGFIDSAARFGVDAFITGEVSEQTIHSAREQGLHFYAAGHHATERGGIRALSEWLTENTDLDVTFIDIPNPA from the coding sequence ATGAAAAACAGCGAACTGGAAAGCCTGATTAACGAAAAACTGAACAGCACGTCCTTCAGCGATTACGGCCCGAACGGGCTCCAGGTTGAGGGTCGCGAGACGGTGCAAAAAATTATCACCGGCGTGACGGCAAGCCAGGCGCTGCTGGACGAGGCTGTTCGGCAGAACGCCGATGCGGTGATTGTCCATCACGGTTACTTCTGGAAAAACGAATCGCCGATCATTCGCGGGATGAAGCGCAACCGCCTGAAAACGCTGCTGGCGAATGACATCAACCTGTACGGTTACCACCTGCCGCTAGATGCGCACCCGGAGCTCGGCAACAACGTCCAGCTGGCGCAGCTACTGGGCATTACCGTGATGGGCGAAATTGAGCCGCTGGTGCCGTGGGGCGAACTGGCGATGCCGGTTCCGGGGCTGGAGCTGGCCTCGTGGATTGAAGCGCGCCTGGGGCGTCGCCCGCTGTGGAGCGGCGATACCGGTCCGGATACGGTGAAGCGTGTTGCCTGGTGTACCGGGGGCGGCCAGGGCTTTATCGACAGCGCCGCGCGTTTTGGCGTCGATGCTTTTATCACCGGCGAGGTTTCCGAGCAGACCATCCATTCTGCGCGTGAACAGGGACTGCATTTTTACGCGGCAGGCCATCATGCCACCGAGCGCGGCGGCATTCGCGCCCTCAGCGAGTGGCTGACGGAAAATACCGATCTGGATGTGACCTTTATTGATATCCCTAACCCGGCCTGA
- the phrB gene encoding deoxyribodipyrimidine photo-lyase: MPTHLVWFRADLRVHDNIALAAACRDKDANVLALFMATPEQWRQHDMAPRQAALLRAYLTDLQHSLAGKGIPLLYKEVSDFAAQLQTVQEICKQHNVTRLFYNYQYEFNEQQRDRQLEKLLEGVVCEGFDDSVMLAPGSVMTGSHEMYKVFTPFKNAFIKRLKEALPECVAAPAVRGEAIKDLPELTFDYPQQPFDEALFPADEKAAIAQLRQFCKQDAAWYDARRDFPAIEGTSRLSACLALGAISPRQCLHRLLAEQPQALEGGAGSVWLNELIWREFYRHLMTYHPDLCKHRPFINWTEKVEWQTNDRLLKAWQTGQTGYPIVDAAMRQLNETGWMHNRLRMITASFLVKDLLIDWRIGERYFISQLIDGDLAANNGGWQWAASTGTDAAPYFRIFNPTTQGQKFDADGEFIRRWVPELSGIPAKAIHEPWAWADKQRVKLDYPRPVVDHKQARVATLAAYEAARKA; this comes from the coding sequence ATGCCCACCCATCTGGTTTGGTTTCGCGCGGACCTGCGCGTACATGACAACATCGCACTCGCGGCGGCCTGTCGCGACAAAGACGCTAACGTACTGGCTCTGTTTATGGCCACGCCCGAGCAGTGGCGGCAGCACGATATGGCTCCCCGCCAGGCGGCCTTGCTGCGTGCGTATCTGACCGACCTGCAGCACTCGCTCGCCGGAAAAGGCATACCGCTTCTCTATAAAGAGGTGAGTGATTTTGCCGCACAGTTGCAGACGGTGCAGGAGATCTGTAAGCAGCACAACGTCACGCGTCTTTTTTACAACTATCAGTACGAATTCAACGAGCAGCAGCGCGACCGTCAGCTGGAGAAGTTGCTGGAAGGGGTGGTCTGCGAAGGGTTTGATGACAGCGTGATGCTGGCACCGGGCAGCGTGATGACCGGCAGCCACGAGATGTATAAAGTTTTTACGCCGTTCAAAAATGCCTTTATCAAGCGTCTGAAAGAGGCGCTGCCGGAGTGCGTTGCCGCGCCTGCCGTGCGAGGTGAAGCCATAAAGGACCTCCCTGAACTGACGTTTGATTACCCTCAGCAGCCGTTTGATGAAGCGCTGTTCCCCGCCGACGAGAAAGCGGCTATCGCCCAACTGCGCCAGTTCTGCAAACAGGACGCGGCCTGGTACGACGCGCGTCGGGATTTTCCCGCCATCGAGGGCACCAGCCGCCTGTCGGCCTGTCTGGCGCTGGGCGCGATCTCTCCTCGCCAGTGTTTACATCGCCTGCTGGCGGAGCAGCCGCAGGCGCTGGAGGGGGGCGCAGGGTCCGTCTGGCTGAATGAACTGATCTGGCGCGAGTTCTACCGCCATCTGATGACGTATCACCCTGATTTATGTAAACATCGTCCCTTCATCAACTGGACGGAGAAGGTGGAGTGGCAAACGAACGATCGGCTGCTGAAAGCCTGGCAAACGGGGCAGACGGGTTATCCGATAGTCGATGCCGCCATGCGTCAGCTTAACGAGACGGGGTGGATGCACAACCGCCTGCGGATGATTACCGCCAGCTTCCTGGTGAAGGATCTGCTTATCGACTGGCGTATCGGAGAGCGCTATTTTATCTCGCAGCTGATCGATGGCGATCTCGCGGCGAATAACGGCGGCTGGCAGTGGGCGGCCTCAACCGGCACCGATGCCGCGCCCTATTTCCGGATTTTTAATCCGACTACTCAGGGACAAAAATTTGATGCGGACGGCGAGTTTATCCGCCGCTGGGTGCCTGAGCTTAGCGGTATACCTGCTAAAGCGATCCACGAACCGTGGGCGTGGGCGGATAAACAGCGTGTAAAGCTGGATTACCCTCGTCCGGTTGTCGACCATAAACAGGCGCGTGTCGCCACGCTGGCGGCGTACGAAGCGGCCCGCAAAGCATAA
- a CDS encoding YbfA family protein, with translation MDLYKEYPAHIVFMRRTFAVVAGVLALPVMLFWKDRARFYSYLHRVWAKTSEKPVWMDQAEKATCDFY, from the coding sequence ATGGATCTTTATAAAGAGTATCCGGCTCATATCGTGTTCATGCGTCGCACTTTCGCCGTAGTGGCTGGTGTGCTGGCGCTGCCGGTGATGCTGTTCTGGAAAGATCGTGCACGTTTTTATAGCTATCTGCACCGCGTCTGGGCGAAAACCAGCGAGAAGCCGGTGTGGATGGACCAGGCCGAGAAAGCGACCTGCGATTTCTACTGA
- the kdpF gene encoding K(+)-transporting ATPase subunit F, whose product MSAGLIAGIVLVFLLLGYLVYALINAEAF is encoded by the coding sequence GTGAGTGCAGGTCTTATTGCCGGCATCGTGCTGGTGTTCCTGTTATTGGGTTATCTGGTCTATGCCCTGATTAATGCGGAGGCCTTCTGA
- the kdpA gene encoding potassium-transporting ATPase subunit KdpA: MAAQAFLLIASFLVVLFVLARPLGTGLARLINNVPLPGTGSVEKGIWRVLGIGDREMNWREYLIAILLLNIVGLVALFAMLMLQGILPLNPQQLPGLSWHLALNTAVSFVSNTNWQSYSGETTLSYFSQMVGLTVQNFLSAASGIAVIFALTRAFARQKVSTLGNAWVDLTRITLWILLPIALLIALFFIQQGTLQNLMPYAPYTSLEGAKQLLPMGPVASQEAIKMLGTNGGGFFNANSSHPFENPTALTNFVQMLAIFLIPAALCFAFGDVVNDRRQGRTLLWTMSLIFVVCAALVMWAEWQGNPHFLSLGADSAINMEGKESRFGILASSLYAVVTTAASCGAVNAMHDSFTALGGMIPMWLMQIGEVVFGGVGSGLYGMLLFVLLAVFIAGLMIGRTPEYLGKKIDVREMKLTALAILVTPALVLLGTALALMTEAGRSGIFNPGIHGFSEVLYAVSSAANNNGSAFAGLSANSPFWNCLLAFCMFVGRFGIIVPVMAIAGSLVNKKIQPTTTGTLPTHGALFIGLLTGTVLLVGALTFIPALALGPVAEYLSLR, from the coding sequence ATGGCTGCTCAGGCGTTTCTGCTTATTGCCAGCTTCTTAGTGGTACTGTTCGTTCTGGCAAGACCACTGGGAACAGGACTGGCACGATTGATCAACAACGTCCCCCTGCCCGGCACGGGAAGCGTTGAAAAAGGGATCTGGCGCGTACTGGGAATAGGCGATCGGGAGATGAACTGGCGTGAATATCTGATCGCCATTCTGCTGCTGAATATCGTTGGGCTCGTTGCGCTTTTTGCCATGCTGATGTTACAGGGCATCCTGCCGCTGAATCCGCAACAGTTACCGGGCCTGTCCTGGCATCTTGCGCTGAACACGGCGGTCAGTTTTGTCTCCAACACTAACTGGCAGTCCTATTCCGGCGAAACCACGCTCAGCTACTTCAGCCAGATGGTCGGGTTAACCGTGCAGAACTTCCTCTCTGCCGCGAGCGGTATAGCGGTGATCTTCGCGCTGACGCGTGCGTTTGCGCGCCAGAAGGTGAGCACGCTCGGTAACGCGTGGGTGGATCTGACACGCATTACCCTGTGGATCCTGCTGCCGATTGCGCTGCTGATCGCGCTGTTCTTTATTCAGCAGGGCACCCTGCAAAACCTGATGCCTTACGCGCCTTATACCTCGCTGGAAGGCGCAAAACAGCTCCTGCCGATGGGGCCAGTGGCGTCACAGGAAGCCATAAAAATGCTCGGGACGAACGGGGGTGGCTTCTTCAACGCCAACTCGTCGCATCCGTTTGAAAACCCTACCGCGTTGACCAATTTTGTGCAGATGCTGGCCATTTTCCTGATCCCCGCCGCGCTCTGCTTTGCCTTTGGCGACGTGGTCAACGATCGCCGTCAGGGCCGCACCCTGCTCTGGACGATGTCGCTTATCTTCGTGGTCTGCGCTGCGCTGGTGATGTGGGCCGAGTGGCAGGGTAATCCGCACTTCCTCTCGCTGGGTGCCGATAGCGCAATCAACATGGAAGGTAAAGAGAGCCGCTTTGGCATTCTCGCCAGCAGCCTCTATGCGGTGGTCACCACGGCGGCCTCGTGCGGGGCGGTTAACGCCATGCACGATTCCTTTACGGCGCTGGGTGGCATGATCCCGATGTGGTTGATGCAGATTGGCGAAGTGGTGTTTGGCGGTGTGGGCTCGGGTCTGTACGGCATGCTGCTGTTCGTACTGCTGGCGGTATTTATTGCCGGTTTGATGATTGGCCGCACCCCGGAATACCTCGGTAAAAAAATCGACGTGCGCGAGATGAAATTAACCGCGCTGGCGATTCTGGTCACCCCGGCGCTTGTGCTGCTCGGCACCGCGCTGGCCCTGATGACCGAGGCCGGACGCAGCGGCATCTTTAACCCCGGCATTCACGGTTTTAGTGAAGTGCTGTATGCCGTCTCCTCTGCCGCTAACAACAACGGCAGCGCCTTTGCAGGCTTAAGCGCCAACTCACCGTTCTGGAACTGCCTGCTGGCGTTCTGCATGTTTGTGGGTCGCTTCGGGATCATTGTGCCGGTTATGGCGATTGCCGGATCGCTGGTGAATAAAAAAATTCAACCGACCACCACCGGGACATTACCGACCCACGGCGCGCTATTTATCGGCCTGCTGACGGGCACCGTGTTACTGGTCGGCGCCCTGACCTTTATCCCCGCCCTCGCGTTAGGCCCGGTCGCGGAATACCTCTCTTTACGCTGA
- the kdpB gene encoding potassium-transporting ATPase subunit KdpB, which yields MSRKQLALFEPSLVRQALMDAVKKLSPRVQWHNPVMFIVWAGSVLTTALAIAMGTGHMPGNAMFTGAISLWLWFTVLFANFAEALAEGRSKAQANSLKGVKKTAFARKLREPKYGAQMDHVPADELRKGDVVLVEAGDIIPCDGEVIEGGASVDESAITGESAPVIRESGGDFASVTGGTRILSDWLVIQCSVNPGETFLDRMIAMVEGAQRRKTPNEIALTILLVALTIVFLLATATLWPFSAYGGTAVTITVLVALLVCLIPTTIGGLLSAIGVAGMSRMLGANVIATSGRAVEAAGDVDVLLLDKTGTITLGNRQASDFLPAPGVDEKTLADAAQLSSLADETPEGRSIVILAKQRFNLRQRDVQSLHATFVPFTAQTRMSGINIQDRMIRKGSVDAIRRHIEANNGHFPPEVDSLVESVARQGATPLVVAEGAHVLGVIALKDIVKGGIKERFAQLRKMGIKTVMITGDNRLTAAAIAAEAGVDDFLSEATPEAKLALIRQYQAEGRLVAMTGDGTNDAPALAQADVAVAMNSGTQAAKEAGNMVDLDSNPTKLIEVVHIGKQMLMTRGSLTTFSIANDVAKYFAIIPAAFAATYPQLNALNVMHLHSPSSAILSAVIFNALIIVFLIPLALKGVSYKPLTAAAMLRRNLWIYGLGGLVVPFIGIKVIDLLLTLFGLV from the coding sequence ATGAGTCGTAAACAACTGGCCCTGTTCGAACCGTCATTAGTTCGCCAGGCGCTCATGGATGCGGTGAAAAAGCTGAGCCCGCGCGTGCAGTGGCACAACCCGGTGATGTTTATTGTCTGGGCGGGAAGCGTGCTGACCACCGCCCTGGCGATTGCCATGGGAACGGGCCACATGCCGGGGAATGCGATGTTTACCGGTGCCATCAGCCTGTGGCTGTGGTTTACCGTGCTGTTCGCCAACTTTGCGGAAGCGCTGGCGGAAGGCCGGAGTAAAGCCCAGGCCAACAGCCTGAAAGGGGTGAAAAAAACCGCCTTCGCGCGCAAGCTGCGTGAGCCGAAATACGGCGCGCAGATGGACCACGTTCCGGCGGATGAACTGCGTAAAGGCGATGTGGTGCTGGTAGAGGCCGGTGACATTATCCCTTGCGACGGAGAAGTTATCGAAGGGGGCGCCTCGGTGGATGAAAGCGCCATTACCGGGGAATCCGCGCCGGTTATCCGTGAATCCGGCGGCGATTTCGCCTCCGTGACGGGCGGGACGCGCATTCTCTCCGACTGGCTGGTGATCCAGTGTAGCGTTAACCCGGGGGAAACCTTCCTCGACCGGATGATCGCCATGGTGGAAGGCGCCCAGCGTCGTAAAACGCCGAACGAGATTGCCCTGACCATCCTGCTGGTGGCCCTGACCATCGTCTTCCTGCTGGCAACCGCGACGCTGTGGCCGTTCTCCGCCTACGGCGGCACCGCGGTCACCATCACGGTGCTGGTGGCGCTGCTGGTCTGCCTGATCCCCACCACCATTGGTGGCCTGCTGTCTGCCATCGGCGTAGCCGGCATGAGCCGTATGCTCGGTGCCAACGTCATCGCCACCAGCGGACGTGCGGTGGAAGCCGCCGGTGACGTGGATGTCTTACTGCTGGATAAAACCGGGACCATTACCCTCGGTAACCGCCAGGCGTCAGATTTCTTACCCGCCCCGGGCGTGGATGAAAAAACGCTGGCAGATGCCGCGCAGCTCTCTTCGCTTGCCGATGAAACCCCGGAAGGACGCAGTATCGTGATCCTTGCCAAGCAGCGCTTTAACCTGCGCCAGCGCGACGTTCAGAGCCTGCACGCCACTTTCGTGCCCTTCACGGCGCAAACCCGCATGAGCGGCATTAACATTCAGGATCGCATGATCCGTAAAGGCTCTGTTGACGCCATCCGTCGCCACATTGAGGCTAACAACGGCCACTTCCCACCGGAAGTGGACAGTCTGGTCGAAAGCGTGGCCCGTCAGGGGGCGACGCCACTGGTGGTGGCCGAAGGGGCACATGTGCTCGGGGTGATTGCCCTGAAGGATATCGTCAAAGGCGGCATCAAGGAGCGCTTTGCCCAACTGCGTAAAATGGGGATCAAAACGGTGATGATCACCGGGGATAACCGTCTTACCGCCGCGGCGATTGCCGCCGAAGCGGGCGTGGATGATTTTCTTTCTGAAGCCACACCGGAAGCGAAACTGGCGCTGATTCGTCAGTATCAGGCGGAAGGCCGTCTGGTGGCGATGACGGGCGACGGTACCAACGATGCCCCTGCCCTGGCGCAGGCCGACGTGGCGGTGGCAATGAACTCCGGTACCCAGGCGGCAAAAGAGGCGGGCAACATGGTCGACCTCGACTCTAACCCGACCAAGCTGATTGAAGTGGTGCACATCGGCAAGCAGATGCTGATGACGCGCGGGTCGCTGACCACGTTCAGTATCGCCAACGATGTGGCGAAATATTTCGCCATCATTCCGGCGGCGTTTGCTGCGACCTATCCGCAATTAAACGCCCTGAACGTGATGCACCTGCACTCCCCGTCCTCGGCCATTCTGAGTGCGGTGATCTTTAACGCCCTGATTATTGTCTTCCTGATCCCGCTGGCGCTGAAAGGCGTGAGCTATAAGCCGCTCACGGCCGCCGCCATGCTGCGCCGCAACCTGTGGATTTACGGCCTGGGCGGGCTGGTGGTGCCCTTCATCGGTATCAAGGTTATCGACCTGCTGTTGACGCTGTTCGGCCTGGTTTAA
- the kdpC gene encoding potassium-transporting ATPase subunit KdpC — protein sequence MTMLRPAILLFILLSLITGGLYPLVTTALGQWWFKDRANGSLIMQSGENRGSRLIGQNFTDARYFQGRPSATAESPYNPMASGGSNLAGSNPELDKAVAERVAALRAANPQASRDVPVELVTASASGLDYSLTPAAAAWQIPRVATARQLTVEQVSQLVAEHTQKPLVSFIGMPVVNIVELNLALDALRKN from the coding sequence ATGACGATGTTACGCCCCGCTATACTTCTGTTTATTCTGCTGTCTCTTATTACCGGCGGGCTGTACCCGCTGGTGACCACCGCGCTGGGCCAGTGGTGGTTTAAGGATCGGGCCAACGGCTCGCTGATTATGCAAAGCGGTGAAAACCGCGGTTCTCGCCTGATTGGTCAGAACTTTACGGATGCCCGTTACTTCCAGGGACGCCCTTCCGCCACTGCCGAAAGCCCGTATAATCCGATGGCATCCGGCGGCAGCAACCTGGCGGGCAGCAACCCTGAGCTGGACAAAGCCGTTGCTGAGCGCGTGGCAGCCCTGCGCGCCGCCAATCCGCAGGCCAGCCGTGACGTTCCCGTAGAGCTGGTCACCGCCTCTGCCAGCGGGCTGGACTACAGCCTGACGCCGGCAGCAGCGGCCTGGCAAATCCCGCGCGTCGCCACGGCCCGTCAGCTGACCGTCGAACAGGTTAGCCAGCTGGTTGCCGAGCACACGCAAAAACCGCTGGTCAGCTTTATCGGCATGCCCGTGGTGAATATTGTTGAGCTGAATCTGGCGCTGGACGCGCTAAGGAAAAACTAA
- the kdpD gene encoding two-component system sensor histidine kinase KdpD, which produces MTDEPMRPDPDRLLEQTAEAHRGKLKIFFGACAGVGKTFAMLTEAQRLRAQGLDILIGVVETHGRKETASLLKGLATQPPRRISHRGRLVTEFDLDAALARRPALILMDELAHSNAPGSRHPKRWQDVEELLEAGIDVFTTVNVQHLESLNDVVSGVTGIQVRETVPDPFFDSADEVVLVDLPPDDLRQRLHEGKVYIAGQAERAIEHFFRKGNLIALRELALRRTADRVDDQMRAWRDLQGQERVWHTRDAILLCVGHGSGNEKLVRTAARLAAKFGSVWHAVYVETPQLHALPENQRRAILSSLRLAQELGAETSTLSDPQEDKAILRYAREHNLGKIVIGRRQHRRWFSRESFADKLARRAPDLDLVIVALDDKPTQLPNRAPDSRTFSDKWRIQLRGCLVAVVLCALITMIASQWLFAFDAANLVMIYLLGVVVVALFYGRWPSVLATVINVISFDLFFIAPRGTLAVSDVQYILTFAVMLTVGLVIGNLTAGVRYQARIARYREQRTRHLYEMSKSLAVGRTPLDIVQTSEQFIRSTFHASNLILLPDEHGKLRPLTSASGMTPWDEAIARWSFDKGLPAGAGTDTLPGVPYQILPLRSADKNQGLVIVEPSNLRQLMIPEQQRLLETFTLLVASALERLALTASEEQARLASERESIRNSLLAALSHDLRTPLTVLFGQSEILTLDLAAEGSKHALQASEIRQHVLNTTRLVNNLLDMARIQSGGFNLKKEWLTLEEVVGSALKMLEPGLGGRHIALNMPEPLTLIHVDGPLFERVLINLLENAGKYAGASAQIGVDATVDDGTLRLDVWDTGPGIPAGQELAIFEKFARGNKESAIPGVGLGLAICQAIIDVHGGSISAENRPEGGARFCVTLPLETPPELNELPEDL; this is translated from the coding sequence ATGACCGACGAGCCCATGCGCCCGGATCCGGACAGGCTGCTTGAACAGACGGCTGAAGCCCATCGCGGCAAACTGAAAATTTTCTTTGGCGCTTGCGCAGGCGTCGGGAAAACCTTCGCCATGCTGACGGAAGCCCAGCGGCTTCGGGCGCAGGGGCTCGATATTTTGATTGGCGTGGTAGAAACCCACGGACGTAAAGAGACGGCATCGCTGCTGAAGGGGCTGGCTACCCAGCCGCCCCGCCGCATCAGCCACCGCGGTCGGTTAGTTACCGAATTCGATCTTGATGCCGCCCTCGCCCGCCGTCCCGCCCTTATCCTGATGGACGAGCTGGCGCACAGCAATGCGCCAGGCTCACGCCACCCAAAGCGCTGGCAGGATGTTGAAGAGCTGCTTGAAGCCGGCATCGACGTTTTCACGACGGTTAACGTTCAGCATCTCGAAAGCCTGAACGACGTGGTGAGCGGCGTCACCGGCATTCAGGTGCGCGAGACGGTGCCCGATCCCTTTTTTGATTCCGCCGATGAAGTGGTGCTGGTTGACCTGCCCCCTGACGATTTGCGCCAGCGCCTGCACGAAGGCAAGGTTTATATTGCCGGTCAGGCCGAGCGCGCCATCGAACATTTCTTCCGTAAAGGTAACCTGATTGCCCTGCGCGAGCTGGCCCTGCGTCGTACTGCCGATCGCGTCGACGATCAGATGCGCGCCTGGCGTGACCTGCAGGGCCAGGAACGCGTCTGGCATACGCGGGATGCCATCCTGCTGTGCGTCGGCCACGGCAGCGGCAATGAAAAGCTTGTCCGCACCGCCGCTCGCCTGGCGGCCAAATTTGGCAGCGTCTGGCATGCGGTGTATGTCGAAACGCCGCAGCTGCACGCTCTGCCCGAAAACCAGCGTCGCGCTATCCTGAGCTCGCTTCGCCTGGCGCAGGAGCTGGGTGCCGAAACCTCCACCCTATCCGATCCTCAGGAAGATAAAGCCATTCTGCGCTACGCCCGTGAGCACAACCTGGGGAAAATCGTGATTGGCCGTCGCCAGCATCGCCGCTGGTTTAGCCGCGAATCCTTTGCCGACAAGCTGGCCCGCCGCGCCCCGGATCTGGACCTGGTGATCGTAGCGCTGGATGATAAGCCCACGCAGCTACCCAATCGCGCGCCGGACAGCCGCACCTTTAGCGATAAATGGCGCATTCAGCTCCGCGGCTGCCTTGTCGCCGTCGTGCTCTGCGCCCTGATTACCATGATTGCCAGCCAGTGGCTGTTCGCCTTCGACGCCGCCAACCTGGTGATGATCTACCTGCTCGGCGTGGTGGTGGTGGCACTCTTTTACGGGCGCTGGCCGTCGGTACTGGCAACGGTCATCAACGTCATCAGCTTCGATCTGTTCTTTATTGCCCCCCGCGGGACGCTCGCGGTGTCGGACGTGCAGTACATCCTCACCTTCGCGGTGATGCTCACCGTCGGGCTGGTGATCGGGAATCTGACGGCGGGCGTGCGCTATCAGGCGCGTATCGCCCGCTATCGCGAACAGCGCACGCGCCATCTCTATGAGATGTCGAAATCGCTGGCGGTGGGCCGCACGCCGCTGGATATTGTGCAGACCAGCGAGCAGTTTATTCGCTCGACGTTTCATGCCAGCAACCTGATTTTACTCCCGGACGAACACGGCAAGCTGCGCCCGCTGACATCGGCCTCAGGCATGACGCCCTGGGACGAAGCTATCGCGCGCTGGAGCTTTGATAAAGGGCTGCCTGCGGGCGCAGGGACCGACACCCTGCCCGGCGTGCCCTATCAAATTCTGCCGCTGCGCAGCGCCGATAAAAATCAGGGGCTGGTGATTGTTGAGCCCTCCAACCTGCGCCAGCTGATGATCCCCGAACAGCAGCGGCTGCTGGAGACCTTTACGCTGCTGGTTGCCAGCGCGCTGGAGCGGCTGGCCCTCACCGCCAGCGAAGAGCAGGCCCGGCTGGCGAGCGAGCGTGAAAGCATTCGTAACTCGCTGCTGGCGGCGCTCTCACACGATCTGCGAACCCCGCTCACCGTCCTGTTTGGTCAGTCAGAAATCCTGACGCTGGACCTGGCGGCGGAAGGCTCTAAACACGCCCTTCAGGCCAGCGAGATCCGCCAGCATGTGCTGAATACCACGCGCCTGGTGAATAACCTGCTCGATATGGCGCGTATCCAGTCAGGCGGTTTTAACCTCAAAAAAGAGTGGCTCACGCTTGAAGAGGTGGTGGGCAGCGCCCTGAAAATGCTCGAACCCGGTCTTGGCGGGCGACATATCGCGCTGAACATGCCCGAGCCCCTGACGTTAATTCATGTCGATGGTCCGCTGTTTGAGCGGGTGCTGATTAACCTGCTGGAAAATGCCGGCAAATATGCGGGCGCCAGCGCGCAAATAGGGGTGGATGCGACGGTGGACGATGGCACGCTTCGTCTTGACGTCTGGGATACCGGACCGGGCATTCCTGCCGGGCAGGAGTTGGCTATTTTCGAAAAATTCGCGCGCGGCAATAAGGAGTCGGCCATTCCGGGCGTCGGGCTGGGGCTGGCCATTTGTCAGGCGATCATTGACGTCCACGGCGGGTCCATCTCCGCAGAGAATCGTCCGGAAGGCGGCGCGCGGTTTTGTGTTACACTTCCTCTGGAAACCCCGCCAGAACTTAATGAATTACCAGAGGATTTGTGA
- the kdpE gene encoding two-component system response regulator KdpE gives MINVLIVEDEIAISRFLRAALEGDGLRVHDAGTLQRGLIEAATRKPDLVILDLGLPDGDGIDFIREVRQWSQMPILVLSARTEETDKIAALDAGADDYLIKPFGIGELQARLRVALRRHSATTPADPTYTFGDIRVDLAARRIVRGDEEIHLTPIEFRLLAVLLNNHGKVLTQRQLLSQVWGPNAVEHSHYLRIYMGHLRQKLEVDPARPRHLLTETGIGYRFML, from the coding sequence GTGATCAACGTTCTGATTGTTGAAGATGAGATCGCCATTAGCCGTTTTCTGCGCGCTGCGCTGGAAGGAGACGGTCTGCGCGTTCATGATGCGGGTACGCTTCAGCGGGGTTTAATTGAAGCCGCCACCCGCAAGCCGGACCTGGTGATCCTCGATCTTGGTCTACCGGACGGTGACGGCATCGACTTTATCCGGGAAGTGCGTCAGTGGAGCCAGATGCCGATCCTCGTGCTCTCCGCCCGTACGGAAGAGACGGATAAAATCGCGGCGCTGGATGCCGGTGCGGATGACTATCTGATTAAACCTTTTGGTATCGGCGAACTGCAGGCTCGCCTTCGCGTGGCGCTGCGTCGCCATAGCGCCACCACGCCCGCTGACCCAACCTACACGTTTGGGGATATCCGGGTTGACCTGGCCGCGCGACGCATTGTGCGCGGCGATGAGGAAATTCACCTCACGCCAATAGAATTTCGCCTGCTCGCCGTACTGCTCAACAACCACGGCAAGGTTCTCACCCAACGCCAGCTATTAAGTCAGGTGTGGGGACCCAACGCTGTAGAACATAGTCATTATTTACGCATATATATGGGACACCTTCGTCAGAAACTCGAAGTCGACCCCGCTCGCCCTCGCCATTTATTAACTGAAACCGGTATCGGTTATCGGTTTATGCTTTGA
- the speFL gene encoding leader peptide SpeFL codes for MENNNRLMPHIRRTTHIMMFAHRNCFDFHLFNAR; via the coding sequence ATGGAAAACAACAATCGCTTAATGCCCCATATAAGGCGGACAACACATATCATGATGTTTGCCCACCGAAACTGCTTTGACTTTCATCTCTTTAATGCCCGGTAG